TTTCTAGAGGTCATGTGGAGGTATGTAGGCAAACAAAACATCATGTTAGGCATATGCTCCCCCCATGCAAATTCATGtgtccatggttttattatatgataactattttttttctcttcctaatGCAGGATTTAATTAATACACTTGGTCCTTTTTACATGAATAAACAGCAGACTAAGGTGCCGCTGACAAACAGTATACTTGCCTCTCTATGGACTCTTTCCAACCAAGAGTCCTATAGAGGAGTGGCAGACAGATTTAACATAACCAAATCTACAGTTTCAACACACCTGCATGATTTCTGTTCTCTTGTAATAACACATTTGTCACATTACATCTCCTGGCCCAGAGGACAAGCCCTGCACATATCACAGTTAGAATTTGAAACAGCTGGGTTTCCTAACACTGTCTGTGCAGTTGATGGATGCCACATTCCAATAGTAAAACCGCACTGTGAGAATCCTGTGGCCTATATCAATAGGAAACAGTTCTATTCTGTAATTCTTACAGGATTCTGTGACAGTCAGCGGCGGTTCTGTCATGTCAGTGTGGGTCACCCTGGTAGTTGGCATGATTCAAGGGCATTTCGGTTGTCAGAGGTAGGCCGACTTCTTGAGGAAGATCCACATTCCCTGGTTCCTGAGGGCATGCATATAATTGGAGATTCTGCATACCCTCTCTCGCTTCAGCTTATGAAGCCATACAGAGACAATGGCCACTTGACTTTCAGGCAGAGATGCTTCAATAGGAAACTGAATTCTGCTCGTGTAGTTATTGAGCATGCAtttggaattttaaaatcaaaattcagGAGACTCAGATGTCTTCACATGAAAAAAGTAAAGAACATTTCTTCTGCAGTCACAGCCTGTTGCATTCTTCATAACATCTGCCTGAAATCCAATGACCAAATTGACGAGGATCAGCAGGCAGATGTTATGGAGGATGAGCCATACCCACCAGAAGCCCACATTCACAATAATGCTTCACATTATAGAGATGCAATCTGTGGCCGCCTGTGAACATCACATTTACTTGTTCTACCTTCAACAATTCCCTCCATTAAACTTATCTTAAGAAGGTTTTTGATTTAACTGTTTTGTGAGGTGGTGGATGGGATTGTACAGGATTATTTTAAGCACTTACTATCAAATGATTGACATATATTCTGCTAGTCAACCACTGTCCCCTCTCTAGGGAGGAATGTTTGTGTTCTCTATAATAATGATGTGATAAGCAATAAAATGATGATACACATGGGAATGGATTATatggttaaactttattttttaatagatcgATTATCATTTCCTGggatttactgattttttttagttgttcaatGATTTCTCCAAGGCAggtaagagattttttttcaaacatcctTCTCCGCCTCTCTTTAAGCCTTCTTCTGCGTTCCAAGTCAGGCCGCACTAGTGACTCTAGAGCAGCTGTTCTCCTCTCTGAATGCGCTTCATAAACTTCACAGAATGTTGATGCTGTTTGTCTCCTTCTGTGCATTTCTTTGGAGGGCATAGCAGTGGAGGGACCTGGTTGTTCTTCTGGGAGAGGCTGTTCTTGGGAGCCTGTGGCCTGTGCAATTGAGGACTTGGTCTGGGATGAGGTAGTGTTGAACAGAGGAGTCGAGCAGATTGTGCCTGATGGTGCACTCCCAACTCCAGATTTCCCAAATAAGTCTTCCATTTCCTTTgagaaaacatgtaaaacaatgtaaatagagatgctttagaaattattttttatgtaaacccAGTGATTTGCAGTAATTTCAATACAAAAAGCACACCAACCTTGTAATACTCCCATGTAACTTTTCCCTCTCCTGTTGACCGACACCGGTCTTTAGCCCTTTTGTAAGTAGTGATCATGTTGCCAAGTTTTTTGCGCAATTTTTCATTGCTGATGTTGTAACCTTTTTCTTTGAAGGCTTGCTCCAGCTTtttgtaaaatgctattttatttctgtagtacaaatgcagatacatttgtgtgaggtcaagcagcagcagcgtggTCCTGTGTGTGAATTCTATGAAAACAGCCGTTTAAAATTGTGAAAGATCAACTTTATACATATTGGATATTAGTTAACTTTATACATATTAGAAACAGTGCATACCTTGTTGGGTTTCTTCACATTCTGACTGCATGGAAGGGGATTgaagattgtgtgtttgtgtgagatttaTTTTCCTTGTATCAACAGGGCACTCGACAAGGGATACTGGATGATCAATCActggagggggacactgagacagagatgctggacgtggagggggaagttgagacagagtagtaacaggagggggacactgagacagagatgctggacgtggagggggaagttgagacagagtagtaacaagagggggacactgagacagagatgctggacgtggaggtggaagttgagacagagtagtaacaagagggggacactgagacagagatgctggacgtggagggggaagttgagacagagtagtaacaggagggggacactgagacagagatgctggacagtGGGTAGTATCTGCTAAAgagaacacaataataaaaaatccccATGATCATTCTAAACGTTATAATGTTATTATGGTTAAAAGAAAAATGCCTTACCTTGTTTCTGTTCTGCAGATCTCACTTGTTGcattatatatgctgcatattttttgtctataaaaaacgaatttcaatcaataaaaataaaattcattatttttacatcatcaagcaaccaattttttatttatttttttacttaccatTCTTTATTCTCTCAGCAATTTCTTTGCTTACTGTTAATGTGATTGCTCCCTGGGAGTCTGATAGTTTTAGTAACATATTCTCCATCTTGCTACAATTGTAAACTTTGTGGATGCCTTTTATAATCAAAGCCATAATGAGAAATGATGAGCAAACAGATGCtgcattaaatttacattgtTATCCCTAATTAtgggttaaacatttaagagtgggacatggcacagctgattaacTTGATGTATATCCTActtaagggatagtttacccaaagaaaaaaaatctttgggtgaactatcccttttttacatgaaaaatattccatataaatatattacacaattgtGTGTCACCTTAATGTAAGTTTGGATTTCATGTTTAATGACCAATAAAAGTGTGTACagctaattaatattcaaaaattatataaaacaaaaacacattctaaattaagaaattagCATGCATTTGTGGGTTTTGTTTACTGCACTCCTGGAATAAGACATACCTAGATAAAGATCttagataaaaacacaaacatgaggcCTTATTGTAAAACCGTCACATTAGATATGCATGTTTGATTGactaatttatttaatggattactgttgttcaaaaatctcaatgtacaaaattaacacaagcatgcaatacaataaagagaaaatgacaacaaacagaactttaaaccaagaaaataaaagggtatATAAAGCACATGTCCTAAATACTTATAGTATTATGCTAATGGACTTCTTGgaattaagggaaaaaaaatatcagcTGACATTCGCTGCCAATGACCATTAAGCTGTGTCGTCAGCAagtcgtttcccatcatgcttttgatcagcgcagtcggtggagagcaactgcgcGCGACTGCAGAATCCGACAGGTGCGCCTTGCGCTCGCGAGAGATTTTTGACatacgtcagcatgacatcagagcaaggcggaccgcactcggacacatttctaaccggcatgcatctcgcgctgatcaccggtgatcgattctgcgcagattttgctcatctcaaacaagcctaatatctgaaataggtattacaatgtaaacatgttttgtgaggacaattcttgtgccctcgtaaaccaaatggctttaaaaaaatactatacggtgtttaatagaaattttaaacatgcattttccgtaatggatagaggtagtgtatggggatatacagtatagaataccgttacgtctatggagagtccctgtaaactacataatgcgtgtgtgtgagagagattgagagcgcgcgtgagagagagagagaactaaaaagcatggtacacgttgctagaaacatcatacagtgcttgctgttcctgtcagacttcagcgagtttatcctcctggtcaatagtccacattcgccgtggcgctgccctgttcgtgtttcttcttctgtggttttcctagttcgtgattggtcaacttcagataaatcaacaaatcggctcgttcaactgcACAaatgtcacgaattcaaaccgatagctcacgaactttttagacatgtttaaaaatgatctggaggtcgggaagtgctcgtaagccactctgctcggctcgtaattcatcgcaaatgatacgagccgcgaccatacgagcatacgcgatttccacacgattgaaaaaaaatcgcatgcgaactcgtacgacagcaaaaatcgcaccgtgtatgcCCGCCTTAATACTGTTCCTTAAGAGctctaaaataattatttcagctATATTAATTTTTCAAAGCAAAGGCTACTAATTTTGGAGGATTTTAGGGTGAGAGGAGCTGGAAAGTtgacattaaatattaatactttAAGAGTTCCTTTATGTAATCTAggctattttataatttattttttgactgAAGATCTTCTTTTGTccttcaataatattttttgggtatttttacaacagtttttatttattttttaagacaaaATTAGCAATAAGCTGATACACTTTTTGTAGATTTTGACTGCTATGAATATTagggttgtttttgttttgttgatatttACTGCATTAAAGATTACTGGATTTGGTGGGAGTTTATTTATCGATTGGACAGACCTGTAGCCTATTTATCCATCCGTAACCATTAGGTGGCAGGGCTCTTCAAACATTCATTAAACGATTCTCGATGTTATTGAAGTTCTGTACATTTTGTTATtatcctcccccccccccccccccccccggtcacGATCCATGGTGTTGGCCTAGTGTCAGTGTCTTGGCATATATCCTAGCAGTATGAAGAAACCTGTTGAACCATATTATGCAGACAGCATTTGATGTGGATTTGTTTGATGTCTTGACCCCTGTTTTTCAACCTGTTCAACGAGACACTGTTGCAAACCATTTCTGGTGGAATCTCTGACCTCTGCCAAACCCTGATTTACCCCTTGGATCAGACCAACAGTGTAATAGCACATGCCAGCTGTTATGTCAGTTGTAATGGGCAAGTCTTCAGACACAGATATCCACTACCACCACCATGCATGCGCAATATGGCTTTTGGCCACAAGGTTGATTCCAGGTGCATGAATTGAAGAATGCAGAATTAACAATGTGTGCTATAATAGTTGTGATTAAAGTACTCAAAAACCTTTCTTTTAAGAATTTCTGATGTATCTTAAATTTTCAATTCcaaacacaaaagcacagcattccTATTGTGGTAGTTTGTAAAATAGACAATAGCCTTAGAATAAATTTAGGAAATGTAAACCAGAGATTTCAATGTATAGTGAAAAGTTTATTAGCTTTGAACTGTTGTGAAATGGTTTAATAATGGTTGCAATCACCTGTAAACACTGAAGATGAATTCAACACAGTTTCAGTGTGTCCTGCTTGACAGTTGTAGAGATATTTTGTAAAGGGTCATACCACGACTGTCTGCCATTTGATATTCCTTTGAGCAGAGCTCATAAAAACAGAGCAGTCCCACAAGACATGTTTATCCTTGTGAGACATCGCTCTTCTGGGGAATGCACTGGGGTCATGACAGGATTTTAATTTCAGCGACAGTCAGCAGCCATAGTTTGGATGGACAAACATCTAGTTGTTGAATAGAAATATGGACTTCTTTTATACAAATTAGCAATCCATGTGCATAATTCAGCCCAGACGCATTCAAAATATGCCTTCTTTTTCCTActgttcacttaaaaaaaaaaagatatttacaaATTACCATCAGAGACGTTATAATCGTAGGATCTGGATAACTGTGCAGAAAAAAATTTAACCCTTGTGGAGacataaatatattgtataaatacAGTGAGATATAAAAATGTAGTTATATTTTGTAAGATCACTGAGGATAATTATGCAGATCCCCATTTGAAGCAATTTTAGTTCAAATAAGCATGATTTTCAGAAGATGAGATGCACATCAGACTTCAGAAGTACATTCTGTCCAGAAAATGTCTTGTGATTGGCTCATTCAGCCCTTTGACATAATGTACATGATGACTGGAATGCTCAAGACATGTAAATTAAGCAAGTATTGATTATCCTGAAGAGAAAAGTAGTTATTTCAGAAAACCAACTTTTCTGCAAGATGTGTCCACGTTTAAGACAGCACTGGTTTATCCAAATCGAAACTTCGGCCAGTATTTGACTACTGGTCGATTCTTCTTTCCAGAGTTGACTGCTATTTTCAGTATAGAGGGTGTTGATGGATGTGGAGGTGGAAGTTTTTCCTGCTCTTTGTCTGTTATTGTAAATCCTTGTTGAGTCTTTTCATGTAAGTTCATCCTTGGCAGAAAATGTGTAGACATGTGTTGTGACTTTACTCTTGGACTGGACCCCATTTTTGCTTTTCCTCTTTTGTTAAGTGCCACAAACCACTCTCTGCCGGTGCGATGGTTCTTGTGGATCACTGAGGCGTATGTGTTGTAGCTGTTCTCCTGAAACTGCTCCCTGAACTTACAGTCATCTGTAAAGCTCTCCTGGGGAAAAGGACAGGAAAGGGGGGAATAAAATGATACAAAGGTAGAAAATCAACAAGTTGTTCAGTCTGTTACTGATATGCCTGTGCATGTTAATGGTCATATTAATATGTCTTGAATCTTGGCTTTCAACACAGTCAGTGAATGATACTAGATCCCTCTGATGATCTTTGCTTGTAGTTCAGCTGGAGTCCAGCTGCAATGGTGTTTATTTAGTGTATGGTTTCCTATACTATTTGTACATCTTACTTTCAAATGAGATAATGTTTTACACTTACGCTAGAAATAGTAATggccttaaggtttttttttttttttcctgcaagcAAGTTTGCTAATGTGAgccaacaaataaaataaatagaccaTGGTTGCACAATTAATCATTGAATTAAATCATTCTTCTTTATTCAAAGTGGCGGTTTGCATTATAGCTTCATCAAAgcaatactaaataaaaaaatctaaatgtaaaaaaaatgacaaaaatttgacaaattccgcaAAGGGTATGTACACTTATGAGCAGAACTGAATATGGAAGGGATCAGCTTTTGGATTGTGCTTCAATTTTGCCACAGGAATAGATAGAGCCACAGCACATCAATAAAGCTTTAACACTTTGGGCACATAATAAGTAATTACTATGCACACACTTTGTAGGGTGCCACATTAGCAGCTGCTGGAGAGAGAGCACCTTGTGGCCTGATTGAGTTAGCCCCTCATAAAGAGAGTTAATGAAAACAGCAAGCAGATTTTGTAGACACCGAGCCCCAAAAAGAAGCATTGAGGGGGTTACAGAATAATTGCGAGTCTTACTTTTATCTCCCAGCTAAAAGTCATCAAAACCGACTTTCCAATCAAAGACTTTGGTGACTGACGCAGAGATTCGTTTGTGTGGGCTGAAAACTCATTAGGCTATGAAATAACTTTATCCTTCCAGGGCACAGGAAAGCAGGACACATGCTGGTTTATTGGCAGTCTATGGTTATACTGTGCAAACCCCTCCACTATAGGGTTTCAGAAATGCAGCCATTTCCATACACTAAATAGCAGGCATGAAGCACACTCATAAGACTATTTCTTGATCGGTCTGTTGTTGATTCTTCTCTCGACTCTCTGTCGAATATGAGTTTGGAGGTATATCTGAGGCCTGCTCATTCAAGTCTGAGTAAAGACCAAGACCAGAAAGGCTCAGTCTTGACTTGGACTTAAATGAGGTGATCCCGAGTCAACTACAGCACTGCTGATACCTATTTGATTTCTTATTGTTTGCTTGTCATGAATAAAAAAGGTGCCCTTCTATAGTAATGAACTCTGTAGTAAATATATAGTAATTTAcgtttctacatttattttatgttatcatGTGGCCTCaaaatatatttggaaaaaaGTGTATGAATGTGTTTGCATTGTATTACATTTTTCACAAAATTCTGGTTATCAAACTTTGCTGATCATATATTCATAATGTGATAAATTAGTTCCTTCATATGAATACAGTATATTGTGCCctatttttgctttattgattTACATTGCACACTGCTGGTTATTCTTCTAAGACACTTGTGTGAATGTAGGGGAGACTGATTTTATACATCGATTAAAAATCACCAAAACACTGGCTACAGGTTTCACACGAGAAGCTCTAGCATCACTTGATTTCAGATGCCaccttggtttgatattttgcatCTAGTGTAATGaagttatacttttttaaaatctgacttttttgTGCAAATTTTGGAGACAGTATTAGTAGTTTGTAAACAGAAGCTTATAACAACATCTGTACATAACGAACATTATTAAGAAATTTGGCTTCACTCTCTAAAAATAAATGTGGTGGGAAACTATATCATGAATTTAATTAGGGTCAGTCCCAAGTAAGAGGCCTTGCATAATTCCCAAACTCTGAAATAATAAAACTGTTCTGGTTTGCTGAAAAGTGCAGCAAAGCAGAAATGGTGCTATTATGATATTTTCTAAACATGCCAGTCAGAACTTGACCCACCGTAACTTCACAGGGGCTCTCTCCCCTAATTGTGGTAATTCACCCCCAAAACAGCTGAacgtttgtttgattagggtacATGGTTTCTGTCTTCTGGAAGTGCTTTATGACTGTTGTTTTAAACAGCAGCCAGCTGTTGAAGATACATGCTTTTAAGacatttttggggggttatttcaATCTGTACTTTAGGAAATACAAGAAATCCCATATGTCTTTTGTTAGATAATTTTGTTAAAGCAAGCAGTAGACTTTTTATTGTCAAGTCATGAACTTGTACAGCTGCTTGACCTGTATCTGTTCTCTGACAGCTTTCTTTGCGAATATTATTCAAAAACAACCCTCTCTCAGGATTTCCCATACTGTGGTACCTCCACTGTTCAGCCTTGCACCACCAGCATTGAGTTATTATAATGTTGCAGACACAGATACGAGTAATTACATCTTGGCACGACAGATTTGTTTCCATTTGTATGTGTCGTTGTATTATTCAGGGTTGTTTCCTTTACCTTTTAGACCATGTGAGCAAAATTACATTTGAGACACATCGCTGGCTCATATGCAATCCACGTTTCATGGAATGGAAGACTGTTGCATCTCCATTTGCCTCTTGGTTTCTCACTCGCTCTCTGTTGTTTTCTCAATAATTGCAGTGACCTCTTAAGCTTTGCAAAGATTATGTTGGTAATGGCTTGCTGGGTAGGTCACACAGTATAATGTACATATGTCTTCCTTGCCATTATCGCAGCAATAATTTGCCACTatgaaaacatctaaatattaaatatgacagACAGTGCAACAAAAAAGTCATTTGATACTCCTTTGGTTAGGCCGACTTGTCTACGGAGTGAAGTGCTAGGGGTTTAAAACCCAAGCTGACAGCTATTAAATAAGCCTTTGCAACTGTAGATGGTCTGAAGAAATGAAACCCAATTTCAGTCTGATGGAGCCGCTGCAGCTGCTTTAATTACAGATGATGTCTGCAGTAAGTTTGGAGGCTAATCCTCAGATTTACCAGACTACTTTATTATCTTTCAATTTACAAGATTattctaaaatttaaaaaaaattaatgtgaagTATGATCTTtataaatacagatttttaccattaattgtaataatccagtgagatttttgtttgctcaaggagtctgacaacagccagtgctccacacagagatctgatctcaccataaTCAGTctttctggaataacatgaagaaacagaacaaactgaagaacaaatccagaagaa
Above is a window of Carassius carassius chromosome 4, fCarCar2.1, whole genome shotgun sequence DNA encoding:
- the LOC132130432 gene encoding fibroblast growth factor 5-like, which produces MNVPLLLLLLFQLPRSALLTGFERAYLEHQLVEERRVSGRRTGRLYCRVGIGFHLQIYPDGRVNGSHEPNTLSVLELFAVSQGVIGIRGAFSNRFLAMNQRGRLHATESFTDDCKFREQFQENSYNTYASVIHKNHRTGREWFVALNKRGKAKMGSSPRVKSQHMSTHFLPRMNLHEKTQQGFTITDKEQEKLPPPHPSTPSILKIAVNSGKKNRPVVKYWPKFRFG